One region of Deinococcus apachensis DSM 19763 genomic DNA includes:
- a CDS encoding ADP-ribosylglycohydrolase family protein: protein MSVRVTWLALEERLEHEFRQLREEGADPAELQHAWAEVGGADVGVRRAAAAHLLDQARLLSEAQPAPPDPPLDLQAGAPALPSADLERRVRAGWTGRMAGCLLGKPVEKIPREGIRALLTSSGRWPLDDYFTAEGVPEEVLARYPWNRASAPTSLRENIACMPEDDDINFAMLNLAVLETAGLSFTTDDVATAWLSMLPVLSTFTAERVAYQNLLDKRDPPETARHRNPYREWIGAQIRADMWGWAAPGQPALAATLARRDAELSHTGNGVHAEMWVAAMVAASFTETDPRAVVRAGLTVIPPEGRLAQAVKFALTLPDAAPDWEGALDLLYARLGHYHWVHAINNAALVTAALVYGRGDFSTSICLAVMGGWDTDCNGATVGSILGTLNGEVPLRWSEPLQGRVRSSLRGFDNMSIDELTRRTLAQIGWARAALPENAH, encoded by the coding sequence TTGAGCGTCCGCGTCACCTGGCTCGCCCTGGAAGAGCGGCTGGAGCATGAGTTCCGTCAGCTGCGCGAGGAGGGGGCTGATCCGGCGGAACTTCAGCACGCCTGGGCTGAGGTGGGCGGTGCCGACGTAGGCGTCCGGCGTGCCGCGGCTGCCCACCTGCTTGACCAGGCCCGCCTGCTCTCCGAAGCGCAGCCAGCCCCTCCCGACCCTCCGCTGGATCTGCAGGCGGGGGCCCCGGCACTGCCGTCCGCGGACCTGGAACGCCGCGTGCGGGCCGGCTGGACAGGCCGCATGGCCGGCTGCCTGCTGGGCAAGCCCGTCGAGAAAATTCCGCGGGAGGGTATTCGTGCTCTGCTGACGTCCAGCGGTCGCTGGCCGCTCGACGACTACTTCACCGCCGAGGGCGTGCCGGAGGAGGTGCTGGCCCGCTATCCCTGGAACCGGGCCAGCGCACCGACCAGCCTGCGCGAGAACATCGCGTGCATGCCCGAGGACGACGACATTAACTTCGCCATGCTGAACCTCGCCGTGCTGGAAACGGCGGGACTGTCCTTCACCACCGACGACGTGGCTACGGCCTGGCTCTCGATGCTCCCCGTCCTGAGCACGTTCACTGCTGAACGTGTGGCGTACCAGAACCTGCTGGACAAGAGGGACCCTCCTGAAACGGCCCGCCACCGGAACCCGTACCGGGAGTGGATCGGCGCGCAGATTCGGGCCGACATGTGGGGCTGGGCTGCCCCGGGCCAACCCGCCCTGGCCGCCACGCTGGCCCGGCGGGACGCGGAGCTCAGCCACACCGGCAACGGGGTCCACGCGGAGATGTGGGTGGCGGCTATGGTGGCGGCGTCCTTCACCGAAACTGACCCCCGGGCGGTGGTACGTGCCGGACTCACCGTCATTCCCCCTGAGGGGCGCCTGGCCCAGGCTGTGAAGTTCGCGCTCACGCTGCCCGACGCCGCGCCTGATTGGGAAGGGGCTCTGGACCTGCTGTACGCCCGGCTGGGTCACTACCACTGGGTGCACGCGATCAACAACGCGGCCCTCGTCACGGCCGCCCTGGTGTATGGCCGGGGTGACTTTTCGACCTCAATCTGTCTGGCCGTCATGGGTGGCTGGGACACGGACTGTAATGGAGCCACCGTCGGCTCCATTCTCGGGACACTCAACGGGGAGGTGCCGCTGCGCTGGAGCGAGCCCCTCCAGGGTCGGGTGCGTTCCAGCCTTCGGGGGTTTGACAACATGAGCATCGACGAGCTGACACGCCGGACCCTGGCCCAGATTGGGTGGGCACGCGCGGCCCTGCCGGAGAACGCGCACTGA
- a CDS encoding HpcH/HpaI aldolase/citrate lyase family protein, which yields MLFVPGSDERKLGKIGTLPAQALLLDLEDGVAAGAKAQARVLIAEALDHAPAEKHLWVRVNAADTAELYDDLHAVVRPGLEGINLPKVESERDLAVVDWLIGELERRRDLPLGSVTLMATLETAKGVARAGLIAACTPRLRGLCFGAADYSRDLGLDWPPEGGLSLTVLQAKVALVQASAAAGLEAPHDGASAEFRDLERLRSEARAARDLGFGGKHAIHPAQLPVIEAAFAPSAAQLAWAERVTLEFDRHAAAGIGAFALDGRMIDAPVAARAREVLRQAGRSG from the coding sequence ATGCTCTTCGTTCCCGGCAGCGACGAGCGTAAGCTCGGCAAGATCGGGACGCTGCCTGCCCAGGCCCTGCTTCTCGACCTGGAGGACGGAGTGGCGGCGGGAGCCAAGGCGCAGGCCCGCGTTCTGATCGCGGAAGCCCTCGACCATGCCCCTGCGGAAAAGCACCTGTGGGTGCGGGTGAACGCCGCCGACACGGCTGAACTCTACGACGACCTCCACGCGGTGGTGCGGCCGGGGCTGGAAGGAATCAACCTGCCCAAGGTGGAGTCGGAGCGTGACTTGGCCGTCGTGGACTGGCTGATCGGAGAACTTGAACGGCGCCGGGACCTGCCGCTCGGTTCGGTCACGCTCATGGCGACGCTGGAAACGGCGAAGGGAGTGGCGAGGGCCGGGCTCATCGCGGCCTGCACCCCACGTCTGCGGGGCCTGTGCTTCGGGGCGGCCGACTACAGCCGCGACCTCGGGCTGGACTGGCCGCCCGAAGGCGGGCTTTCCCTCACGGTCCTGCAGGCCAAAGTGGCGCTTGTTCAGGCGTCCGCGGCCGCCGGGCTGGAAGCGCCGCATGACGGCGCTTCAGCGGAATTCCGCGACCTCGAGCGCTTGCGGAGCGAAGCACGGGCCGCCCGGGACCTCGGCTTCGGCGGAAAGCACGCCATCCATCCGGCGCAGCTCCCCGTGATTGAGGCCGCCTTCGCGCCCTCGGCCGCCCAGCTCGCCTGGGCGGAGCGGGTCACGCTGGAATTCGACCGCCACGCGGCGGCTGGCATCGGGGCCTTCGCCCTGGACGGCCGGATGATCGACGCGCCGGTGGCCGCCCGGGCGCGAGAAGTGTTGCGGCAGGCTGGGCGGTCTGGATGA